Proteins encoded within one genomic window of Gloeobacter kilaueensis JS1:
- a CDS encoding ATP-binding protein: MADPKLQRPAAEALYADELERLVAADGDAPRPGGWRLTPRGVLKFILGDEGLGIRGKFVGSRSFLERCVVALATNRGLMLIGEPGTAKSYLSELLAAAISGDSTLTIQGSAGTTEDNIKYSWNYALLLAEGPSERSLVPAPIYRGMAAGQIVRFEEITRCPLEIQDTLLSILSDRLMSVPELPENADRTLYARVGFNVIATANTRDRGVNEMSAALKRRFNFETVQPIADLAREMELVQREANRLLEQAQVPVSLGPDLTEVLVTTFHELRRGQTTDGHSLEALSTVMSTAEAVSVGYAAGLHAYYYDGGALAPDHLVQSLVGSAIKDTAEDLKKLRHYFNHVVRERRGKSWQGYYAARHHLD, translated from the coding sequence ATGGCGGACCCAAAATTGCAGCGCCCGGCGGCAGAGGCGCTCTACGCCGACGAGCTGGAGCGGCTCGTGGCAGCGGACGGCGACGCGCCCCGGCCCGGTGGCTGGCGGCTCACCCCGCGCGGGGTGCTCAAATTTATCCTGGGCGACGAGGGGCTGGGCATTCGCGGCAAATTCGTCGGCAGCCGCAGTTTTCTGGAGCGCTGCGTCGTCGCCCTCGCCACCAATCGCGGCTTGATGCTCATCGGTGAACCGGGCACGGCAAAAAGCTACCTGAGCGAACTACTGGCAGCGGCGATCAGCGGCGATTCGACCCTGACCATCCAGGGCAGTGCCGGGACGACCGAGGACAACATCAAGTACTCCTGGAACTACGCGCTGCTGTTGGCAGAAGGACCGAGCGAGCGCTCGCTCGTCCCGGCTCCCATCTACCGGGGCATGGCGGCGGGCCAGATTGTCCGCTTCGAGGAGATTACCCGCTGTCCCCTCGAAATCCAGGACACGCTGCTATCGATTCTCAGTGACCGGCTGATGAGCGTGCCTGAACTGCCCGAAAATGCCGACCGCACCCTCTACGCCAGGGTCGGCTTCAACGTGATCGCCACCGCCAACACCCGCGATCGGGGCGTCAACGAGATGAGCGCCGCCCTCAAGCGCCGCTTCAACTTCGAGACCGTCCAGCCCATCGCCGATCTGGCGCGGGAGATGGAACTGGTGCAGCGCGAAGCGAACCGGCTGCTGGAGCAGGCCCAGGTGCCGGTGAGCCTCGGGCCGGATCTGACCGAGGTGCTGGTGACGACCTTTCACGAGTTGCGCCGGGGCCAGACCACCGACGGCCACAGCCTCGAAGCGCTGAGTACGGTGATGAGCACCGCCGAAGCGGTTTCGGTGGGCTACGCCGCCGGTCTGCACGCCTACTACTACGACGGCGGAGCCCTTGCTCCCGACCATCTGGTGCAGAGCCTGGTGGGCTCGGCGATCAAAGATACCGCCGAGGATCTCAAAAAACTCCGCCACTACTTCAACCACGTCGTCCGGGAGCGCCGGGGCAAAAGCTGGCAGGGCTACTACGCCGCCCGCCACCACCTCGATTGA
- a CDS encoding sensor histidine kinase, producing MLPDAAGSPAGGSKSPLKPQSPGVRPSSLSEGHLRTALEFAELGVWHWDLLRDRLEWTDTCKRLFGIPLEAEVDLDIFLQTLHPDDRERTLAAIQRTIDRPDVPYDIEYRAIWPDGTERWLAARGNTEYDAQGRAVRMVGVVFDIDERVQLTRELKTSHARERIAQQAAGMGIFEWDLRTGLSVWSEELLALYGVAGDPDFQPGVEGWVALLHPDDRERCLQEAEALNQGDKEYASEFRIIRPDGQMRWFLARGRTLRDEAGQVHKVVGINIDITERKRSEQLLDEARAEAEAANRAKDQFLAMLSHELRTPLNPILGWTQLLRRGQLSAAAQAQALEIIERNARLQNQLIEDLLDVSRIERGKFIHKPQPLQLTGVVLAAVEAVRTLAVEAQLQLEVEIAENLPLVEADPTRLQQVIWNLLTNAIKFTPSGGQIRLQVERTPSGVRVSVTDTGAGIVADFLPHLFERFRQADETTTRRQGGLGLGLFIVRHIVELHGGKVWAESAGEGKGARFTVELPAAIYPVVLPDAVANA from the coding sequence ATGCTGCCGGATGCTGCCGGTTCACCAGCAGGCGGCTCAAAGTCACCGCTGAAGCCGCAATCTCCAGGTGTGCGCCCCTCCAGCCTGAGTGAAGGGCACCTGCGCACAGCCCTCGAATTTGCTGAGCTGGGGGTGTGGCACTGGGATCTGCTGAGGGACCGGCTGGAGTGGACAGATACCTGCAAGCGCCTGTTCGGGATTCCACTCGAAGCTGAGGTGGACCTGGATATTTTCTTGCAAACCCTTCATCCAGACGACCGGGAGCGCACCCTCGCAGCCATCCAGCGCACGATCGATAGGCCAGACGTTCCCTACGACATCGAGTACCGGGCCATCTGGCCGGATGGAACGGAGCGCTGGCTCGCCGCACGGGGCAACACCGAGTACGACGCCCAGGGGCGGGCGGTGCGGATGGTGGGCGTCGTTTTTGACATCGACGAGCGGGTGCAGCTCACCCGCGAACTCAAGACGAGTCACGCCCGCGAGCGCATTGCCCAGCAGGCGGCAGGAATGGGCATCTTTGAGTGGGATCTGCGCACCGGCCTCTCGGTGTGGTCGGAGGAGCTGCTGGCCCTCTACGGCGTGGCAGGAGATCCGGACTTCCAGCCGGGGGTGGAAGGGTGGGTGGCGCTGCTCCATCCCGACGACCGCGAGCGCTGCCTGCAAGAGGCCGAAGCGCTCAATCAGGGCGACAAAGAGTACGCGAGCGAATTTCGGATCATCCGGCCCGACGGCCAGATGCGCTGGTTTTTAGCCCGTGGCCGCACCTTGCGCGACGAGGCCGGCCAGGTCCACAAAGTTGTCGGCATCAACATCGATATCACCGAGCGCAAGCGCTCCGAGCAACTGCTCGATGAGGCCCGCGCCGAGGCCGAGGCGGCCAACCGGGCAAAGGACCAGTTCCTGGCGATGCTGAGCCACGAATTGCGCACGCCGCTCAATCCGATTTTGGGCTGGACGCAGCTGCTCAGGCGCGGCCAGCTTTCTGCCGCTGCCCAGGCGCAGGCGCTTGAAATTATCGAGCGCAACGCCAGACTGCAGAACCAGCTCATCGAAGATCTATTGGATGTATCGCGCATCGAGCGGGGCAAGTTCATCCACAAACCGCAACCGCTACAGTTGACCGGCGTGGTGCTGGCGGCGGTCGAGGCAGTCCGCACCCTGGCAGTGGAAGCCCAACTACAGCTGGAAGTGGAGATTGCCGAGAATCTGCCCCTGGTCGAAGCGGACCCGACGCGCCTGCAGCAGGTGATCTGGAATCTGCTCACCAACGCGATCAAGTTCACCCCCAGCGGCGGACAGATCCGCCTGCAGGTGGAGCGGACACCGAGCGGGGTGCGCGTCAGCGTTACAGATACCGGAGCGGGGATTGTAGCGGATTTTCTGCCCCATCTATTCGAGCGCTTCCGCCAGGCGGATGAGACGACGACCCGGCGGCAGGGCGGTCTGGGGCTGGGGCTTTTTATCGTGCGGCACATCGTCGAATTGCACGGCGGCAAAGTCTGGGCTGAGAGCGCCGGCGAAGGCAAAGGTGCGCGCTTCACCGTCGAGCTGCCCGCTGCTATCTACCCGGTTGTGCTGCCTGATGCTGTGGCAAACGCTTAA
- a CDS encoding nuclear transport factor 2 family protein, protein MSEHKRLSTADRLAIAELFARYGHSYDGGRIDDYMALFASDAHIDLGGHIFDNPQALRTVAERRVQGFADGGIQRRHLFTNIAVEPIEPGRAQAVAYCLITSSDRARGEWRPLTTGLYTAEVCKIGGRWQICRLQAHFDHAPA, encoded by the coding sequence ATGAGCGAGCACAAACGTCTTTCGACCGCCGACCGCCTGGCGATTGCCGAATTGTTCGCCCGCTACGGCCACAGCTACGACGGTGGCCGGATCGACGACTACATGGCCCTGTTCGCCAGCGATGCCCACATCGATCTGGGCGGCCACATCTTCGACAATCCCCAGGCGCTGCGCACAGTGGCTGAACGGCGGGTGCAAGGTTTTGCCGATGGCGGCATCCAGCGCCGCCACCTGTTTACCAACATCGCCGTCGAGCCAATCGAACCGGGCCGGGCGCAGGCGGTGGCCTACTGCCTGATCACCTCCAGCGATCGCGCCAGGGGCGAGTGGCGGCCCCTCACCACCGGCCTCTACACAGCCGAAGTATGCAAGATTGGTGGACGCTGGCAGATTTGCCGGTTGCAGGCCCACTTCGACCACGCTCCGGCTTAA
- a CDS encoding MauE/DoxX family redox-associated membrane protein translates to MKATTLHTTLTATRILLGVFFVLSGIANYIHFHDSGALLETVLTQKLKLWGLGFGGVGPLPPLLALPYAYLLPAVEILAGILFVVNRWTTYAGALMLLMLFSFIVAFGLFPAAGLFPNNESTWDKNVFIMVLVWICVVWEEVKPQLAIPTPERPASPTLRN, encoded by the coding sequence ATGAAAGCAACGACTCTCCACACTACCCTGACGGCCACGCGCATTCTGCTGGGCGTCTTCTTCGTTCTCTCCGGCATTGCTAATTATATACATTTTCATGACAGTGGCGCGCTGTTAGAAACGGTGCTCACCCAGAAGCTCAAGCTCTGGGGGCTGGGTTTTGGCGGCGTCGGTCCCCTGCCCCCCCTGCTGGCTCTGCCCTACGCCTATCTGCTGCCGGCAGTTGAGATTCTTGCAGGCATCCTGTTTGTCGTCAATCGCTGGACGACCTACGCCGGGGCGCTGATGCTGCTGATGCTCTTTAGTTTCATCGTGGCCTTTGGCCTCTTCCCGGCGGCGGGCCTGTTTCCCAACAACGAATCGACCTGGGATAAAAACGTCTTCATCATGGTCCTCGTCTGGATCTGCGTTGTCTGGGAGGAGGTCAAGCCACAACTGGCCATTCCCACCCCTGAGCGCCCTGCCAGCCCGACCCTGCGCAATTGA
- a CDS encoding DMT family transporter, whose protein sequence is MLSASPGPWFKVPGQLFLWIAVIIFAASGAVTRKLTELGAQHLVAGHNPISLCNLLFVGNLCALLVLVPLYRKQLTPATFRQLSRSDWLGMIAVAVLAGALAPAFFLMALSITMVNNVTLVSRLEPLLTLVLSTWLLRERTSVWEGAGAVVSFAGVIATIALQSGAAGGMAAYSLGSAAQGELLTAIAAVALAVANIVSRARLGRVPVGTFSVVRTSLGTVIFFCLALILYGSRHFGEAFSPFLWQWMLLYGTLIVVVGQSLWLLGLKRAGASEAALVEAFNPVAAVLAAYLILGEVPTLAQYLGGGIILAGIALSLIGVYRKSGPSDPMIEAREKAGTGSGFRGM, encoded by the coding sequence ATGCTCAGCGCGTCGCCGGGTCCGTGGTTCAAAGTTCCAGGGCAGCTCTTCTTGTGGATTGCCGTGATTATCTTTGCTGCCTCCGGTGCTGTCACCCGCAAACTCACCGAACTGGGAGCCCAGCATCTGGTGGCTGGTCATAACCCCATCTCGCTGTGCAACCTGCTTTTTGTCGGCAACCTCTGTGCCCTGCTGGTGCTGGTGCCGCTCTACCGCAAACAGCTCACCCCTGCCACCTTCCGGCAACTGTCCCGCTCCGACTGGCTCGGAATGATCGCGGTGGCGGTTCTGGCCGGTGCCCTCGCCCCCGCCTTTTTTTTGATGGCCCTCAGCATCACGATGGTCAACAACGTCACCCTCGTCAGCCGCCTCGAACCGCTGCTCACCCTGGTGCTCTCCACCTGGCTGTTGCGCGAGCGCACGAGCGTCTGGGAAGGAGCCGGTGCCGTCGTCTCCTTCGCGGGCGTGATCGCCACCATCGCCCTTCAAAGTGGAGCGGCGGGCGGCATGGCCGCCTACAGCCTGGGCAGCGCCGCCCAGGGAGAACTGCTCACCGCCATCGCAGCGGTTGCCCTGGCCGTGGCAAATATCGTGAGCCGTGCCCGCCTGGGCCGGGTGCCAGTGGGCACCTTCAGCGTCGTGCGCACCAGCCTCGGTACAGTCATCTTTTTCTGTCTTGCCCTGATTCTTTACGGCAGCCGGCACTTCGGCGAAGCGTTCTCGCCCTTTCTCTGGCAGTGGATGCTCCTGTACGGTACGCTCATCGTCGTCGTCGGCCAGTCGCTCTGGCTCCTTGGCCTCAAGCGCGCCGGGGCTTCAGAAGCGGCCCTGGTCGAAGCATTCAACCCGGTGGCAGCCGTGCTCGCCGCCTACTTGATCCTGGGCGAAGTACCTACCCTCGCCCAGTACCTCGGGGGCGGGATCATCCTGGCAGGGATCGCCTTGAGCCTGATCGGCGTCTACCGCAAATCTGGCCCGAGCGATCCGATGATCGAGGCGCGGGAGAAAGCGGGAACGGGTTCTGGCTTTCGCGGCATGTGA
- a CDS encoding DUF790 family protein, translated as MLPGDLLLHSWRGGTVVPRRLPLDTYHRQLAGELISLFRSAHSSSQGSLDRLLAEAEGESPDYRLRRGLVHLLKSLCTFETVSPIEPPKLRSRLFALAAGSIPSPAQTARHLEQLAGAIGAELDRPVAAPVLQQSLYADLPQNQILTAFEEPTPEALLHRYNLAQVQGVFYRATHIQLNVHRNDPGEYKYLFRFLKLFGLMTYIEGDPDCGFTLTIDGPTSLFQVHAQYGLALAKLLPALLHVSRWNLVAHLKSRDTYTREIRTASFHLDSGCGLVSHYPPGKPFDSMIEQSFAEQWRTLKTEWQLEREVHLLPIPGSVMIPDFRLIHPDGRSVILEIVGYWRPEYLKKKFSQVRRVDCPELLLAISERLNLEKAGVKLEDLPARVVWYKDKLSARAVLKALG; from the coding sequence ATGCTGCCCGGTGATCTGCTCCTGCACAGCTGGCGCGGCGGAACGGTCGTACCCCGCCGCCTGCCCCTCGACACGTACCACCGGCAGCTGGCAGGTGAGTTGATTAGCCTGTTTCGTTCGGCCCACAGCAGCAGCCAGGGTAGCCTCGATCGATTACTCGCGGAGGCGGAGGGCGAAAGCCCCGACTACCGATTGCGGCGCGGGCTGGTCCACCTGCTCAAAAGCCTCTGCACCTTCGAGACTGTCAGCCCGATTGAGCCGCCGAAGCTGCGCTCGCGCCTGTTCGCCCTCGCCGCCGGAAGCATTCCGAGCCCCGCCCAGACCGCCCGCCACTTAGAGCAACTGGCAGGGGCGATCGGTGCCGAGCTAGACCGACCGGTAGCCGCCCCCGTCCTGCAACAGTCGCTCTACGCCGATCTGCCCCAGAACCAGATTCTCACCGCCTTCGAGGAGCCCACTCCCGAGGCGCTGTTGCACCGCTACAACCTCGCCCAGGTCCAGGGTGTCTTTTACCGGGCCACCCACATCCAGCTCAACGTCCACCGCAACGATCCGGGCGAGTACAAGTATCTGTTTCGCTTCTTAAAACTGTTTGGCCTGATGACCTACATCGAGGGCGATCCCGACTGCGGCTTTACCCTCACGATCGACGGCCCCACCAGCCTCTTCCAGGTACACGCCCAGTACGGCCTGGCCCTCGCCAAACTCCTGCCGGCCCTGCTGCACGTCTCGCGCTGGAATCTGGTCGCCCACCTCAAAAGCCGCGACACCTACACCCGAGAGATCCGCACCGCCAGTTTCCACCTCGACTCCGGCTGTGGTCTGGTGAGCCACTATCCGCCCGGCAAACCCTTCGACAGCATGATCGAGCAGTCCTTTGCCGAGCAGTGGCGCACGCTTAAAACCGAGTGGCAACTGGAGCGCGAAGTCCATCTGCTGCCCATTCCCGGCAGCGTCATGATTCCCGATTTTCGGCTGATTCACCCCGACGGGCGCAGCGTCATCCTCGAAATCGTGGGCTACTGGCGGCCCGAATACCTCAAAAAAAAGTTTTCCCAGGTGCGCCGGGTAGATTGCCCGGAGTTGCTCCTGGCCATCTCCGAGCGCCTCAACCTCGAAAAAGCAGGCGTCAAACTCGAAGATCTGCCCGCCCGAGTCGTCTGGTACAAGGACAAACTTTCTGCCCGCGCCGTGCTCAAAGCCCTGGGGTAG
- a CDS encoding DEAD/DEAH box helicase gives MARIPVLSYDRGTLLLHPPPRGKAWVDFATWDDRVEKFRIPASDYRPLVAALSAEGARFEDRAGAFVPLPLALEQALEPYPHQREALAAWCSAGHRGLVVLPTASGKTYLAQLAMQAVARSTLIAVPTLELMHQWYANLRTAFTQTAVGLLGGGSRDDSPILIATYDSAAIHAEALGCRYGLLVFDECHHLPGDFYRKVAEYAVAPYRLGLTATPERSDGRHSDLEALVGPVVYSRTPADLAGTALAPHRTERIKVRLSDDERRRHDAALAVRNAFLRTTNLSLGSAEGWQRFVQVSARSAEGRRAMLAHNQARAIALGTESKLRLLAELLERHWPEQTLIFTHDNATVYRISQDFLIPAITHQTAIKERHAILKAFRGGEYRTLVASQVLNEGVDVPEARVAIILSGTASPREYIQRLGRVLRKSSDPDKFAVLYEIYSEDTGEERASARRHAHTRPHHPKSDAAR, from the coding sequence ATGGCCCGCATCCCGGTGCTCTCCTACGATCGCGGCACGCTGCTGTTGCATCCGCCGCCGCGCGGCAAAGCCTGGGTCGATTTTGCCACCTGGGATGATCGAGTCGAAAAATTTCGGATTCCAGCGAGCGACTACCGCCCCCTCGTAGCGGCGCTGAGCGCCGAGGGGGCGCGCTTCGAGGACAGGGCCGGTGCCTTTGTGCCGCTGCCGCTCGCTCTGGAGCAGGCTCTCGAACCCTACCCCCACCAGCGGGAGGCGCTTGCTGCCTGGTGCTCAGCGGGGCATCGGGGTCTTGTGGTTCTTCCTACCGCCAGTGGCAAGACCTACCTGGCTCAGCTGGCGATGCAGGCCGTCGCCCGCAGCACGCTCATTGCCGTGCCGACGCTGGAGTTGATGCATCAGTGGTACGCAAACCTGCGCACCGCCTTCACCCAGACCGCCGTGGGCCTTTTAGGCGGCGGTTCGCGCGACGACAGCCCGATTTTGATCGCCACCTACGACAGCGCTGCGATCCACGCCGAGGCTCTCGGCTGCCGCTACGGTCTGCTCGTCTTCGACGAGTGCCACCACCTGCCGGGGGACTTTTATCGCAAGGTGGCCGAGTACGCCGTCGCCCCTTACCGATTGGGGCTCACTGCCACTCCCGAGCGCAGCGATGGCCGCCACAGCGACCTCGAAGCCCTGGTCGGCCCGGTGGTCTACAGCCGCACCCCTGCCGATCTGGCCGGTACGGCGCTCGCTCCCCACCGCACCGAGCGGATCAAGGTGCGCCTCAGCGACGACGAGCGCCGCCGCCACGACGCAGCGCTGGCGGTGCGCAACGCTTTTTTGCGTACTACAAATCTGTCCCTCGGCTCGGCAGAGGGCTGGCAGCGCTTCGTGCAGGTGAGCGCCCGCAGCGCCGAGGGCCGCCGGGCAATGCTCGCCCACAACCAGGCACGGGCAATCGCCCTGGGCACCGAGAGCAAATTGCGCCTGCTGGCCGAATTGCTTGAGCGCCACTGGCCGGAGCAGACGTTGATCTTTACCCACGACAACGCCACGGTCTACCGCATCTCCCAGGATTTTTTGATCCCGGCCATCACCCACCAGACCGCGATCAAAGAGCGCCACGCCATCTTAAAAGCCTTTCGTGGGGGCGAGTACCGCACGCTGGTTGCCTCCCAGGTGCTCAACGAAGGGGTGGACGTACCGGAGGCGCGGGTGGCGATTATTCTCTCCGGCACCGCCTCACCCCGCGAGTACATCCAGCGGCTGGGACGGGTGCTGCGCAAGAGCAGCGACCCGGACAAATTTGCCGTCCTCTACGAAATTTATTCTGAGGACACCGGCGAGGAGCGCGCCAGTGCCCGCCGCCACGCCCACACCCGTCCCCACCACCCCAAAAGCGATGCTGCCCGGTGA